The Arvicola amphibius chromosome 11, mArvAmp1.2, whole genome shotgun sequence genome has a segment encoding these proteins:
- the Tal2 gene encoding T-cell acute lymphocytic leukemia protein 2: MTRKIFTNTRERWRQQSVNSAFAKLRKLIPTHPPDKKLSKNETLRLAMRYINFLVKVLGEQSLEQTGLAAQGNILGLFPQEPHLPALDERLLLNDYGVSSPGPSCEAP; this comes from the coding sequence ATGACCAGAAAGATCTTCACAAACACCAGGGAGCGGTGGAGGCAGCAGAGTGTCAACAGCGCCTTCGCCAAGCTGAGGAAACTCATCCCCACTCACCCTCCAGACAAGAAGCTGAGCAAAAATGAAACGCTTCGCTTGGCAATGCGGTATATCAACTTCTTGGTCAAGGTCCTGGGAGAGCAAAGCCTAGAGCAAACAGGACTAGCTGCTCAGGGAAACATTCTGGGGCTCTTTCCCCAAGAGCCCCACCTGCCAGCCTTGGATGAAAGACTTCTACTCAATGACTATGGAGTTTCCTCCCCTGGCCCCAGCTGTGAGGCTCCCTAG